The following proteins are encoded in a genomic region of Alnus glutinosa chromosome 8, dhAlnGlut1.1, whole genome shotgun sequence:
- the LOC133874572 gene encoding GTPase activating protein 1-like gives IQKGVNLAVRDVRSSDPYVIVKMGRQKLKTRVVKKNINPEWNEDLTLSIADPSVPIKLVSVIVLVWSGKPGNRVKTG, from the exons ATCCAGAAAGGGGTGAACCTTGCAGTCAGGGATGTCAGGAGCAGTGACCCTTATGTTATTGTCAAAATGGGCAGGCAG AAGCTGAAGACTCGTGTAGTGAAGAAGAACATCAATCCGGAGTGGAATGAAGATCTGACTCTTTCTATTGCAGATCCAAGTGTTCCTATCAAGCTTGTAAGTGTTATAGTTCTTGTTTGGTCTGGAAAACCGGGTAATCGGGTAAAAACCGGTTAA